From Streptomyces chrestomyceticus JCM 4735, one genomic window encodes:
- a CDS encoding LCP family protein: MDAQGRGRGDDIDPADQWVFDPNTGTYELRLDPGDAPATQPAGRKGPAPGRGRGTPRPEGGTPAPGGGTGQPGGGSGRPGSRTGQNGSGSGAPGRDTDTRELPAQRDRRAGNRSAPPGGGAPSRRKPKPKKSTKKKALYWTSGALGFVLVAGCGGAFFLYQQLNGNISKVDVGKENPAVKDGPVNILVIGTDARSGKGNQGYGDAGSVGHADTTILMHISKDRSNATALSIPRDMITDIPDCPTKKDGATRTIPGQHNVRFNTSLGQEDRDPGCTWRTVEKMTGLSIDHFMMADFNAVKELSEAVDGVEVCAAKPIDDPKSHLHLPAGKSVVKGEQALAFVRTRHSVGTGSDLSRIQLQQQFLSSMIRKMKSGDTLTSVPKLYDLAQAATKALTVDTGIGSAGKLVDLAKDLSRVDIKNITFATVPVLDNPKDPATVVLDEAKAGPLFQMIRADHSLSKTKEKKSKGTSDDKKVPKAPADKVRVDVSNGGGPIGAAQETVDWLQNSKAAKLSTNAGNAPTKLAATRLEYAPNQADQAAALADWMGLPKSALKKTTADAGPKVPMKLILGKDFKGPGKSIEAPTKTPDGVQNVNADDQNICAK; this comes from the coding sequence GTGGACGCGCAAGGCCGTGGGCGAGGGGACGACATCGATCCCGCCGATCAGTGGGTGTTCGACCCGAACACCGGCACCTACGAGTTGCGGCTGGACCCCGGCGACGCCCCGGCGACGCAGCCGGCCGGCCGCAAGGGGCCGGCGCCCGGCCGCGGCCGTGGCACGCCGCGGCCCGAGGGGGGCACGCCCGCGCCCGGCGGCGGTACGGGACAGCCCGGCGGCGGTTCGGGGCGGCCCGGCAGCCGTACGGGGCAAAACGGTTCTGGAAGCGGTGCGCCCGGCCGGGACACCGACACCCGCGAGCTGCCCGCGCAGCGTGACCGGCGGGCCGGGAACCGCTCCGCGCCGCCCGGCGGCGGCGCGCCGAGCCGTCGTAAGCCCAAGCCGAAGAAGTCCACGAAGAAGAAGGCGCTCTACTGGACGTCCGGCGCGCTCGGCTTCGTCCTCGTCGCGGGCTGCGGCGGCGCGTTCTTCCTGTACCAGCAGTTGAACGGGAACATCTCCAAGGTCGACGTCGGCAAGGAGAACCCGGCGGTCAAGGACGGCCCGGTCAACATCCTCGTCATCGGCACGGACGCCCGCTCCGGCAAGGGCAACCAGGGCTACGGCGACGCGGGCAGCGTGGGGCACGCGGACACCACGATCCTGATGCACATCTCCAAGGACCGCTCCAACGCGACGGCCCTGAGCATCCCCCGCGACATGATCACCGACATTCCGGACTGCCCGACGAAGAAGGACGGCGCCACCCGGACCATCCCGGGGCAGCACAACGTCCGCTTCAACACGAGCCTGGGCCAGGAGGACCGCGACCCCGGCTGCACCTGGCGCACCGTCGAGAAGATGACCGGCCTGTCCATAGATCACTTCATGATGGCCGACTTCAACGCGGTCAAGGAGCTGTCGGAGGCGGTCGACGGCGTCGAGGTGTGCGCCGCGAAGCCGATCGACGACCCGAAGTCCCATCTGCACCTGCCGGCGGGCAAGAGCGTCGTCAAGGGCGAGCAGGCGCTGGCCTTCGTCCGTACCCGGCACTCCGTCGGCACCGGCAGCGACCTGAGCCGCATCCAGCTCCAGCAGCAGTTCCTCAGCTCGATGATCCGCAAGATGAAGTCCGGCGACACCCTGACCAGCGTGCCGAAGCTCTACGACCTGGCCCAGGCCGCCACCAAGGCGCTGACCGTGGACACCGGGATCGGCAGTGCGGGCAAGCTGGTGGACCTCGCCAAGGACCTCAGCCGGGTCGACATCAAAAACATCACTTTCGCCACAGTTCCCGTCCTGGACAACCCGAAGGACCCCGCGACCGTCGTACTGGACGAGGCGAAGGCCGGACCGCTGTTCCAGATGATCCGCGCCGACCACTCGCTGTCCAAGACGAAGGAGAAGAAGAGCAAGGGCACCTCGGACGACAAGAAGGTTCCCAAGGCCCCGGCCGACAAGGTCCGGGTGGACGTCAGCAACGGCGGCGGACCGATCGGTGCCGCCCAGGAGACGGTGGACTGGCTGCAGAACAGCAAGGCCGCGAAGCTGTCGACCAACGCCGGCAACGCGCCGACGAAGCTGGCCGCCACCCGGCTGGAGTACGCGCCGAACCAGGCCGACCAGGCGGCAGCCCTGGCCGACTGGATGGGCCTGCCCAAGAGCGCGCTGAAGAAGACCACCGCGGACGCGGGACCCAAGGTCCCGATGAAGCTGATCCTGGGCAAGGACTTCAAGGGACCGGGCAAGTCGATCGAGGCGCCGACGAAAACGCCGGACGGCGTGCAGAACGTGAACGCCGACGACCAGAACATCTGCGCCAAGTAG
- a CDS encoding LCP family protein yields the protein MSDSPENPSGRPGPRDADGAPGARPAPPAAPPLDLTAESGATATGPRPGRRWARWTALGLAGLLLAATGTGWLLYTRLDGNIRTDHDTRNELEKYEAERPKSEPGGAENVLLIGSDRRSGESNGKYGEDNGTQRSDTAILLHAAADRRSATAVSIPRDLMVRIPACKRSDGKQSVPQFIQFNWAFEFAGAACTIRTVEKLTGIRIDHHMIVDFAGFKKMVDAVDGVDLCLERPVNDDEAHLRLPAGWQTLRGEEALGYVRARKTLGDGSDTMRMERQQQFLAALVNKVQSNGVLLHPGRLYPLLDAATSSLTTDEGLASLRGLYEWVRGMRSIPTDKVQFLTVPRREYRYDPDRDELVQPDADQLFRQLGKDRPVTVRPPSATPSPAPAASAVPGRARGGADAPHSPRPASGSRKDSAGDASDGSALPSATPTFRGTTAERGICR from the coding sequence GTGAGCGACAGCCCGGAGAACCCTTCCGGCCGGCCCGGCCCGCGGGACGCCGACGGCGCGCCGGGCGCACGCCCGGCCCCGCCCGCGGCCCCGCCGCTGGACCTCACCGCGGAGAGCGGCGCGACGGCCACCGGTCCGCGCCCCGGACGGCGATGGGCGCGCTGGACCGCCCTCGGGCTCGCCGGGCTGCTGCTGGCCGCGACCGGCACCGGCTGGCTGCTCTACACCAGGCTGGACGGCAACATCCGTACCGACCACGACACCCGCAACGAGCTGGAGAAGTACGAGGCGGAGCGGCCCAAGTCGGAGCCCGGGGGCGCGGAGAACGTCCTGCTGATCGGCTCCGACCGGCGCTCCGGGGAGTCCAACGGCAAGTACGGCGAGGACAACGGCACCCAGCGCTCGGACACCGCGATCCTGCTGCACGCGGCGGCGGACCGCAGGAGCGCGACGGCGGTCAGCATCCCGCGCGATCTGATGGTGCGCATTCCCGCCTGCAAGCGTTCCGACGGAAAGCAGTCGGTGCCGCAATTCATCCAGTTCAACTGGGCGTTCGAGTTCGCGGGGGCGGCCTGCACGATCCGTACGGTCGAGAAGCTGACCGGCATTCGCATCGACCACCACATGATCGTGGATTTCGCCGGATTCAAGAAAATGGTGGACGCGGTGGACGGCGTCGACCTCTGCCTGGAACGCCCCGTCAATGACGACGAGGCACATCTGCGGCTGCCGGCCGGCTGGCAGACGCTGCGCGGGGAAGAGGCGCTCGGTTACGTCCGGGCCCGTAAAACCCTCGGCGACGGCAGCGACACCATGCGCATGGAGCGTCAGCAGCAGTTCCTGGCGGCGCTGGTGAACAAGGTCCAGAGCAACGGCGTCCTGCTGCACCCCGGGCGGCTCTATCCGCTGCTGGACGCCGCGACCAGCTCCCTGACCACCGACGAGGGGCTGGCGTCGCTGCGGGGGCTGTACGAATGGGTGCGCGGTATGCGCAGCATCCCGACCGACAAGGTGCAGTTCCTGACCGTTCCGCGTCGGGAGTACCGCTACGACCCCGACCGCGACGAACTCGTCCAGCCGGACGCCGACCAGCTCTTCCGGCAACTGGGCAAGGACCGCCCGGTGACCGTACGGCCCCCTTCGGCGACCCCCTCGCCCGCTCCCGCGGCGTCCGCCGTACCGGGCCGGGCGCGGGGCGGGGCGGACGCGCCGCATTCACCGCGCCCGGCATCCGGATCGCGTAAGGATTCCGCGGGCGACGCGTCGGACGGTTCCGCCCTCCCGTCCGCGACACCCACGTTCCGGGGAACCACCGCCGAACGTGGCATCTGTCGCTGA
- a CDS encoding TIGR03089 family protein — translation MNTTDRTPADLLRSALAADPARPLVTFYDDATGERVELSVATFANWVAKTANYLQGDLAAEPGDRLALLLPAHWQTAVWLLACSSVGVVADVGGDPGAADLVVSGPDTLEEARACTGERVALALRPLGGRFPQAPQGFADYAVEVPSQGDRFAPYAPVSPQDPALAVDGRELTGAEVVAAALADAAERGLGEGSRLLSGLPYDTWAGLSAGLFAPLAAGGSVVLCRNVERLAADGLARREESERVTHRAV, via the coding sequence ATGAACACCACCGATCGCACCCCCGCCGACCTGCTGCGTTCCGCACTCGCCGCGGACCCGGCCCGCCCGCTCGTGACCTTCTACGACGACGCCACCGGCGAGCGCGTGGAACTGTCCGTCGCCACCTTCGCCAATTGGGTGGCGAAGACCGCCAACTACCTCCAGGGCGACCTCGCCGCCGAACCCGGCGACCGCCTGGCACTGCTGCTGCCCGCGCACTGGCAGACCGCCGTCTGGCTGCTGGCCTGCTCCTCGGTCGGCGTGGTCGCGGACGTCGGCGGCGACCCGGGCGCGGCGGACCTCGTCGTGAGCGGCCCCGACACCCTGGAGGAGGCCCGCGCCTGCACGGGCGAGCGGGTGGCGCTGGCGCTGCGCCCGCTGGGCGGCCGCTTCCCGCAGGCGCCGCAGGGCTTCGCGGACTACGCGGTCGAGGTGCCGAGCCAGGGCGACCGGTTCGCGCCGTACGCGCCCGTCTCCCCGCAGGACCCGGCGCTCGCCGTGGACGGCCGGGAGCTGACCGGCGCCGAGGTCGTGGCGGCGGCGCTGGCCGACGCCGCGGAGCGCGGACTGGGCGAGGGGTCCCGGCTGCTGTCCGGCCTGCCGTACGACACCTGGGCGGGCCTGTCCGCCGGACTGTTCGCCCCGCTGGCCGCGGGCGGCTCGGTCGTCCTGTGCCGCAATGTCGAGCGGCTGGCGGCGGACGGCCTGGCGCGGCGCGAGGAGAGCGAGCGGGTGACGCACCGCGCGGTCTGA
- a CDS encoding N-acetylmuramoyl-L-alanine amidase encodes MRAILATSIAVTCTAALALPLALPAGATTASPAGTSAAGTSDGRPAPRAGQPARTGQRPAQAAPAGIPGSTRSLPLRPLHTSDRSASSGAQGRSARGVAPFSMVGVVWDDPAAELHGDVQVRTRPVGGTGWSGWQDVQAHDDDAPDPRSAERRGGSVRGSTAPLWVGASDAVELRVLPERDGGRTAVRRALPAGMRLELVDPGQDTPQVRAARTGEQSSGDRRPKPPRNSGSVGSALDALLGGVFRLPALGKPAGPGDDYDDEPTPRPTATSRPTTPRSHVGPRPAIVTRAGWGADERLRERQFAYTRTVRAAFVHHSATGNNYTCRQAPSVLRAIYRFHVKSSGWRDMGYNFLIDKCGTVYEGRAGGVAKPVMGAHTRGFNQNSMGIAVLGAFENANPPAAAVSAVAKLTAWKLGLYGVDPRAVTTLVSGGGNRFPKGTRAKLHAISGHRDGFNTRCPGERLYRKLGTVRDAAARLQGR; translated from the coding sequence ATGCGTGCCATTCTTGCTACCTCGATCGCCGTGACGTGCACCGCGGCCCTCGCCCTCCCGCTCGCCCTGCCCGCCGGGGCGACCACCGCGAGCCCGGCCGGAACCTCCGCCGCCGGTACGTCCGACGGGCGGCCCGCACCACGGGCCGGACAGCCCGCACGGACCGGACAACGGCCCGCTCAGGCCGCCCCCGCCGGCATCCCCGGCAGCACCCGCTCCCTGCCCCTGCGTCCCCTGCACACCTCGGACCGGAGCGCGTCCTCCGGCGCCCAGGGCCGGTCCGCCCGCGGTGTCGCCCCGTTCTCGATGGTCGGCGTCGTCTGGGACGACCCGGCGGCCGAACTGCACGGCGACGTCCAGGTCCGTACCCGCCCCGTCGGCGGCACCGGCTGGTCCGGCTGGCAGGACGTCCAGGCGCACGACGACGACGCCCCCGACCCGCGGTCCGCCGAGCGCCGGGGCGGCTCCGTACGGGGCAGCACCGCGCCCCTGTGGGTGGGCGCCTCCGACGCCGTGGAGCTGCGCGTCCTTCCCGAGCGCGACGGCGGCCGGACGGCCGTACGGCGCGCCCTGCCCGCCGGGATGCGCCTGGAACTGGTCGACCCCGGCCAGGACACCCCGCAGGTGCGGGCGGCACGGACCGGTGAACAGTCCTCCGGCGACCGCCGCCCGAAGCCACCCCGCAATTCCGGAAGCGTCGGCTCCGCCCTCGACGCCCTGCTCGGCGGCGTCTTCCGCCTCCCGGCGCTGGGCAAGCCCGCCGGCCCCGGCGACGACTACGACGACGAGCCCACCCCCCGCCCCACCGCCACCTCACGCCCCACCACCCCCCGTTCCCACGTCGGCCCGCGCCCCGCCATCGTCACCCGGGCCGGCTGGGGCGCCGACGAGCGGCTGCGCGAGCGGCAGTTCGCGTACACCAGGACCGTCCGGGCGGCCTTCGTCCACCACAGCGCCACCGGCAACAACTACACCTGCCGGCAAGCCCCTTCGGTGCTGCGCGCCATCTACCGCTTCCACGTCAAGAGCAGCGGCTGGCGCGACATGGGCTACAACTTCCTCATCGACAAGTGCGGCACCGTCTACGAGGGCCGCGCGGGCGGCGTGGCCAAGCCGGTGATGGGCGCGCACACCCGCGGTTTCAACCAGAACAGCATGGGCATCGCTGTCCTCGGGGCGTTCGAGAATGCAAATCCGCCCGCCGCGGCCGTGTCCGCGGTGGCGAAACTGACGGCCTGGAAGCTCGGCCTGTACGGAGTCGACCCGCGCGCCGTCACGACCCTGGTGTCCGGCGGCGGCAACCGGTTCCCGAAGGGCACCAGGGCTAAGCTGCACGCCATCTCGGGGCACCGGGACGGCTTCAACACCAGGTGCCCCGGTGAGCGCCTGTACAGAAAGCTCGGCACCGTGCGCGATGCGGCGGCCCGCCTCCAGGGGCGCTGA
- a CDS encoding nucleotidyltransferase family protein, translated as MTEAILLVGGKGTRLRPLTVHTPKPMVPAAGVPFLTHQLARARAAGVEHIVLATSYLAEVFEPYFGDGSALGLHLEYVTEEEPLGTGGAIRNVASRLHSAPGDPVLIFNGDILTGLDIAALVDTHRTTGADVSLHLTKVADPRAFGLVPTDGTGRVTAFLEKPQTPEEIVTDQINAGAYVFDRSVIDTIPAGRPVSVERETFPGLLADGAHLQGMVDSTYWLDLGTPQAFVRGSADLVLGRAPSPAVPGRCGDRLVMDTADVAPDAKITGGSSVGPRARVGAGARIDGSAVLEGAVVEPGARVRDSLIGAGARIGARTVLEGAVIGDGARIGADNELRDGIRVWCGAEIPEASVRFSSDQ; from the coding sequence GTGACTGAAGCGATCCTCCTGGTCGGCGGCAAGGGCACCCGGTTGCGCCCGCTGACGGTGCACACGCCCAAGCCGATGGTCCCGGCCGCCGGTGTCCCCTTCCTCACCCACCAACTGGCGCGCGCCCGCGCCGCGGGCGTGGAGCACATCGTGCTGGCCACGTCCTACCTCGCCGAAGTGTTCGAGCCGTATTTCGGCGACGGGTCGGCGCTCGGTCTGCACCTGGAGTACGTCACCGAGGAGGAGCCGCTGGGCACCGGCGGCGCCATCCGCAACGTCGCCTCCCGCCTGCACTCGGCACCCGGCGACCCGGTCCTGATCTTCAACGGCGACATCCTCACCGGGCTGGACATCGCGGCCCTGGTGGACACCCACCGCACCACCGGCGCCGACGTCTCGCTGCACCTGACCAAGGTGGCCGACCCGCGCGCCTTCGGCCTGGTGCCGACCGACGGGACCGGCCGGGTGACCGCCTTCCTGGAGAAGCCGCAGACGCCCGAGGAGATCGTCACCGACCAGATCAACGCGGGCGCCTACGTCTTCGACCGCTCGGTCATCGACACCATCCCGGCCGGCCGCCCGGTCTCCGTCGAACGCGAGACCTTCCCCGGCCTGCTGGCCGACGGTGCCCACCTCCAGGGCATGGTCGACTCCACCTACTGGCTCGACCTGGGTACCCCGCAGGCCTTCGTGCGCGGCTCCGCCGACCTGGTGCTGGGCCGCGCGCCGTCCCCGGCCGTCCCCGGCCGCTGCGGCGACCGCCTGGTCATGGACACCGCCGACGTGGCACCCGACGCCAAGATCACCGGCGGTTCGTCGGTCGGCCCCCGCGCCCGGGTCGGCGCGGGCGCGCGCATCGACGGCAGCGCCGTCCTGGAGGGCGCGGTCGTCGAGCCGGGCGCCCGCGTCCGCGACTCGCTGATCGGCGCCGGGGCGCGCATCGGGGCGCGCACGGTGCTGGAGGGCGCGGTCATCGGCGACGGCGCCCGCATCGGCGCCGACAACGAGCTGCGGGACGGCATACGGGTGTGGTGCGGCGCCGAGATACCCGAGGCGTCGGTCCGCTTCTCCTCCGACCAGTAG
- a CDS encoding DNA-3-methyladenine glycosylase family protein, protein MPAALRRTWTPPGPYDLHRTLGVLGRGPGDPAFRVVDGAVWRASRTPRGPATLCVRTLPGAGQVEAEAWGPGAEWMLDGLPALLGEGDDPAAFTPRHRLVHEARRRHPGVRLARTGLVLESLIPSILEQKVTADEAYRAWRLLLQRHGEPAPGPFERLRVMPDPRGWALIPSWEWHRAGVDHKRSATILRAVRVARRLEEAAAMDLPDALRRLQLVQGIGPWTAAEALQRSNGAPDAITVGDLHLPRIVGYALTGRRDGTDEQMLDLLAPYEGQRHRAARFILLSGRTLPRRAPRFPVGDIARL, encoded by the coding sequence ATGCCCGCCGCCCTCCGCCGCACCTGGACCCCGCCCGGTCCGTACGACCTGCACCGCACCCTCGGTGTGCTCGGTCGCGGCCCCGGCGACCCGGCGTTCCGGGTGGTGGACGGCGCGGTCTGGCGGGCCAGCCGTACGCCGCGGGGGCCGGCCACCTTGTGCGTACGGACCCTGCCCGGCGCCGGGCAGGTCGAGGCCGAGGCGTGGGGTCCCGGGGCCGAGTGGATGCTGGACGGGTTGCCCGCCCTGCTGGGGGAGGGCGACGATCCCGCGGCCTTCACCCCGCGCCACCGCCTCGTCCACGAGGCGCGCCGCCGCCACCCCGGCGTACGGCTCGCCCGCACCGGCCTGGTCCTGGAGTCACTGATCCCCTCGATCCTGGAGCAGAAGGTCACCGCCGACGAGGCGTACCGCGCCTGGCGCCTGCTGCTCCAGCGGCACGGCGAGCCCGCGCCCGGCCCGTTCGAGCGGCTGCGGGTGATGCCCGATCCGCGCGGCTGGGCGCTGATCCCGTCGTGGGAGTGGCACCGCGCGGGCGTCGACCACAAGCGTTCGGCCACGATCCTGCGCGCCGTACGGGTCGCCCGCCGCCTCGAAGAGGCCGCGGCCATGGACCTCCCGGACGCCCTGCGCCGGCTCCAGCTCGTCCAGGGCATCGGCCCGTGGACGGCCGCCGAGGCACTCCAGCGCTCCAACGGCGCGCCGGACGCGATCACCGTCGGCGACCTGCACCTGCCGCGCATCGTCGGCTACGCGCTGACCGGGCGGCGCGACGGCACCGACGAGCAGATGCTCGACCTGCTCGCCCCGTACGAGGGACAGCGGCACCGCGCCGCCCGCTTCATCCTGCTGTCGGGCCGGACCCTGCCGCGCCGCGCCCCGCGCTTCCCCGTGGGGGACATCGCCCGGCTGTAG
- a CDS encoding coenzyme F420-0:L-glutamate ligase encodes MTASGPAPAAPSAPGEAPAYRVWALPGIPEVRDGDDLAKIIAAAATADGLPGLADGDVLLVTSKIISKAEGRIMEATDREAAIDQETVRVVARRGTLRIVENRQGLVMAAAGVDASNTPAGTVLLLPEDPDASARAIRDGLREALGVRVGVVVSDTFGRPWRSGLTDVAIGAAGVRVLDDLRGGTDAYGNPLSATIVATADELAAAGDLVKGKAAGLPVAVVRGLPHVVREDGPDGDADDAGARDLVRSAPNDMFRLGTSEAVREAVTLRRTVREFTDDPVDPGAVRRAVAAAVTAPAPHHTTPWRFVLLETEEARTGLLDAMRDAWIADLRGDGFSEESIARRVRRGDVLRNAPYLVVPCLVMDGSHTYPDARRSAAEREMFVVANGAGIQNFLVALAGERLGSAWVSSTMFCRDVVREALDLPADWDPMGAVAVGRPAAPPRPRPDRSGDDFVVVR; translated from the coding sequence GTGACCGCCTCCGGGCCCGCACCGGCCGCCCCGAGCGCCCCCGGGGAGGCCCCGGCCTACCGGGTGTGGGCGCTGCCCGGCATCCCCGAGGTGCGGGACGGCGACGACCTCGCCAAAATCATCGCGGCCGCGGCCACCGCCGACGGGCTGCCCGGTCTCGCCGACGGTGACGTCCTGCTGGTGACCTCGAAGATCATCAGCAAGGCCGAGGGCCGGATCATGGAGGCCACCGACCGCGAGGCCGCCATCGACCAGGAGACCGTACGGGTCGTGGCGCGCCGCGGCACCCTGCGCATCGTCGAGAACCGGCAGGGCCTGGTCATGGCGGCGGCGGGCGTCGACGCCTCCAACACGCCGGCCGGCACCGTCCTGCTGCTGCCCGAGGACCCGGACGCCTCGGCGCGCGCCATCCGCGACGGGCTGCGGGAAGCGCTGGGCGTACGGGTCGGTGTCGTCGTCAGCGACACCTTCGGGCGGCCGTGGCGCAGCGGGCTGACCGATGTCGCGATCGGCGCGGCCGGGGTCCGGGTGCTGGACGACCTGCGCGGCGGCACGGACGCGTACGGCAACCCGCTCAGCGCGACGATCGTCGCCACCGCCGACGAACTGGCGGCGGCGGGCGACCTGGTGAAGGGCAAGGCGGCCGGGCTGCCGGTGGCGGTGGTCCGCGGGCTGCCGCACGTGGTCCGCGAGGACGGCCCGGACGGCGACGCGGACGACGCCGGGGCCCGGGACCTGGTGCGCTCCGCCCCGAACGACATGTTCCGGCTGGGCACCTCCGAGGCCGTACGGGAAGCGGTGACCCTGCGGCGTACGGTCCGCGAGTTCACCGACGACCCGGTGGACCCCGGCGCGGTCCGGCGCGCGGTCGCCGCGGCCGTCACCGCGCCCGCGCCGCACCACACCACCCCCTGGCGGTTCGTCCTGCTGGAGACCGAGGAGGCCCGCACCGGGCTGCTGGACGCCATGCGGGACGCCTGGATCGCCGACCTGCGCGGCGACGGTTTCAGCGAGGAGTCGATCGCCAGGCGGGTGCGCCGGGGCGACGTGCTGCGCAACGCGCCGTACCTGGTCGTGCCCTGCCTGGTCATGGACGGCTCGCACACGTATCCGGACGCGCGGCGCAGCGCGGCCGAGCGGGAGATGTTCGTCGTCGCCAACGGCGCCGGCATCCAGAACTTCCTGGTCGCGCTGGCCGGGGAGCGGCTGGGGTCGGCGTGGGTGTCCTCGACGATGTTCTGCCGCGACGTCGTCCGCGAGGCGCTGGACCTGCCGGCGGACTGGGACCCGATGGGCGCGGTGGCCGTGGGCCGCCCGGCGGCACCGCCCCGGCCGCGGCCGGACCGCTCGGGGGACGACTTCGTGGTGGTGCGCTGA
- the cofD gene encoding 2-phospho-L-lactate transferase: MRIVVLAGGIGGARFLRGVKAAAPDADITVIGNTGDDIHLFGLKVCPDLDTVMYTLGGGINEEQGWGRADETFRVKEELAAYGVGPEWFGLGDRDFATHIVRTQMLGAGYPLSAVTEALCARWKPGVRLLPMSDDRVETHVAVDVDGERKAVHFQEYWVRLRASVDAHAVVPVGAEQAKPAPGVLEAIAEADVVLFPPSNPVVSVGTILAVPGIREAIADAGVPVVGLSPIVGDAPVRGMADKVLAAVGVESTAAAVAKHYGSGLLDGWLVDTVDAGAVPEVEEAGIRCQAVPLMMTDLDATAAMARAALALAEEVRA, encoded by the coding sequence ATGCGCATTGTGGTTCTCGCCGGCGGCATCGGCGGCGCCCGCTTCCTGCGGGGTGTGAAAGCAGCGGCGCCGGACGCCGACATCACGGTCATCGGCAACACCGGTGACGACATCCATCTGTTCGGGCTGAAGGTCTGCCCCGACCTCGACACCGTGATGTACACGCTCGGCGGCGGCATCAACGAGGAGCAGGGCTGGGGCCGGGCCGACGAAACCTTCCGGGTGAAGGAGGAGTTGGCGGCATACGGGGTCGGGCCCGAGTGGTTCGGGCTGGGCGACCGCGACTTCGCCACCCACATCGTCCGTACCCAGATGCTCGGCGCCGGCTACCCGCTCAGCGCGGTGACCGAGGCGCTGTGCGCGCGGTGGAAGCCGGGCGTGCGGCTGCTGCCGATGTCCGACGACCGGGTCGAGACCCATGTCGCCGTGGACGTCGACGGCGAGCGCAAGGCCGTCCACTTCCAGGAGTACTGGGTACGGCTGCGCGCCTCGGTGGACGCGCACGCGGTGGTGCCGGTCGGCGCCGAGCAGGCCAAGCCCGCGCCGGGCGTGCTGGAGGCGATCGCCGAGGCCGACGTGGTGCTCTTCCCGCCGTCCAACCCGGTGGTGAGCGTCGGCACGATCCTGGCGGTGCCGGGCATCCGGGAGGCGATCGCGGACGCCGGGGTGCCGGTGGTCGGGCTGTCGCCGATCGTCGGGGACGCGCCGGTGCGCGGGATGGCGGACAAGGTTCTCGCGGCGGTCGGCGTCGAGTCGACGGCGGCCGCGGTGGCCAAGCACTACGGCTCCGGCCTGCTGGACGGCTGGCTCGTCGACACGGTGGACGCGGGCGCGGTGCCCGAGGTCGAGGAGGCAGGCATCCGCTGCCAGGCCGTACCGCTGATGATGACGGACCTGGACGCGACGGCCGCGATGGCCCGGGCGGCCCTGGCGCTGGCCGAGGAGGTCCGCGCGTGA
- a CDS encoding cysteine dioxygenase — protein MNSDVQIAGDPLAIPHLLPPVPAHPATVAGFAGLAREIAADHAAWAPLVRYGATTRWYHRLRRGPGYEVWLLSWLPGQGSGRHDHGPSSGVLTVLEGELNERTTGGDRTLTAGAQRVFAPGYVHEVVNTALTPAVSLHVYFPGLTDMPMHSARCAAGASHETVTG, from the coding sequence ATGAACAGCGACGTCCAGATCGCCGGCGACCCGCTCGCGATCCCGCACCTGCTCCCGCCCGTCCCCGCCCACCCCGCCACCGTCGCCGGCTTCGCCGGACTCGCCCGCGAGATCGCCGCCGACCACGCGGCCTGGGCCCCGCTGGTGCGCTACGGCGCGACCACCCGCTGGTACCACCGGCTGCGCCGGGGGCCGGGCTACGAGGTGTGGCTGCTGAGCTGGCTGCCGGGTCAGGGCAGCGGACGGCACGACCACGGCCCCTCCTCCGGCGTACTGACCGTCCTGGAGGGCGAATTGAACGAGCGCACCACCGGCGGGGACCGGACGCTGACGGCCGGCGCGCAGCGCGTCTTCGCCCCGGGGTACGTCCACGAGGTCGTCAACACCGCGCTCACCCCCGCCGTCAGCCTGCACGTGTACTTCCCCGGCCTGACCGACATGCCGATGCACAGCGCCCGGTGCGCGGCGGGCGCCTCCCACGAGACGGTCACCGGCTGA
- a CDS encoding WhiB family transcriptional regulator encodes MTELFQELLVEEADEELGWQERALCAQTDPESFFPEKGGSTREAKKVCLACEVRSECLEYALANDERFGIWGGLSERERRRLKKAAV; translated from the coding sequence ATGACCGAGCTGTTCCAGGAATTGCTGGTCGAAGAGGCGGACGAGGAGCTCGGCTGGCAGGAGCGCGCGCTGTGCGCCCAGACCGACCCCGAATCCTTCTTCCCGGAGAAGGGTGGCTCCACCCGCGAGGCCAAGAAGGTCTGCCTCGCGTGCGAGGTCCGCTCCGAATGTCTCGAATATGCCCTCGCCAACGACGAACGCTTCGGCATCTGGGGCGGACTGTCCGAGCGCGAGCGGCGCCGGCTCAAGAAGGCAGCGGTCTGA